In a genomic window of Narcine bancroftii isolate sNarBan1 chromosome 7, sNarBan1.hap1, whole genome shotgun sequence:
- the LOC138740023 gene encoding salivary glue protein Sgs-3-like yields the protein MTLACCTFPHEAMSDQAPAPTSMAAATANQGPTSAITTEPTATITTEPATAGTDAADATDQGPIATVNQGHATTTNAADRGPATTEAADQVPAAATNATDPVPIAATDAADQGHTVMTDATDPVPTATTDAIDPVPTTATANDRPTDRPTTDSKQRHSALTVGWPTLPVGCRQ from the coding sequence ATGACGTTGGCCTGCTGCACCTTCCCTCACGAAGCAATgtctgaccaggccccagccccaacTTCAATGGCCGCCGCCACTGCTAACCAGGGACCCACCTCCGCCATCACCACTGAGCCCACTGCCACCATCACCACTGAGCCCGCCACCGCTGGTACCGATGCTGCCGATGCTACTGACCAGGGACCTATTGCCACTGTCAACCAAGGACACGCCACAACCACCaacgctgccgaccggggacccgccACCACCGAGGCAGCCGACCAGGTACCCGCCGCCGCGACCAACGCTACCGACCCGGTACCCATTGCCGCTACTGatgctgctgaccagggacacaCCGTCATGACTGACGCTACCGACCCAGTACCCACTGCCACTACCGATGCTATCGACCCGGTACCCACCACTGCGACCGCCAACGACCGCCCGACTGACCGCCCCACCACCGACAGCAAGCAGCGACACTCAGCACTTACTGTTGGCTGGCCGACACTCCCAGTAGGCTGCAGGCAATAG